CAAGAAGGACTCGGTCGACACCCTGCTCCAGGCGGCCGACCTCAAGGTCGAGCACGGCGGACGCGCCCAGGCCGTCGTGGCCGTGGGCTGCCTGGCCGAGCGCTACGGCAAGGACCTCGCCGAGTCGCTGCCCGAGGCCGACGCGGTCCTCGGCTTCGACGACTACCCCGACATCGCGGCGCGGCTGCGCTCGATCGTCGCGGGGGAGACCCACCAGGCCCACACGCCCCAGGACCGTCGCCGGCTGTTGCCGATCAGCCCGGTCGACCGCGCCGACACCGAGTTGGCCGTGCCGGGCCACGGCGACGTCACCACGGTCGGCCAGGGCGGGCCCGCCACCGGCCCCCGCGCCGTACGCCGCCGCCTCGACTCCGGACCGATGGCCCCGCTCAAGCTCGCCTCGGGCTGTGACCGGCGCTGCTCGTTCTGTGCCATCCCCGCCTTCCGCGGCTCGTTCGTGTCGCGTCGCCCCGCCGACGTGCTCACCGAGGCCCGCTGGCTGGCCACCCAGGGCGTGCGCGAGCTCTTCCTGGTCTCCGAGAACTCGACCTCCTACGGCAAGGACCTCGGCGACCTGCGCCTGCTCGAGACCCTGCTGCCCGAGCTGAGCGCGATCGAGGGCGTCGACCGGGTGCGGGTCTCCTACCTGCAGCCCGCCGAGACGCGCCCGGGCCTGATCGAGGCGATCGCCACCACCCCCGGCGTGGTGCCCTACTTCGACCTGTCCTTCCAGCACGCCAGTAACGCGGTGCTGCGCCGGATGCGCCGCTTCGGCGACCCGGAGAGCTTCCTGGGTCTCCTCGAGCAGGTCCGCTCCCTCGCCCCCGAGGCGGGGGTGCGCTCCAACGTCATCGTCGGGTTCCCCGGTGAGTCCGAGGACGACCTCCAGACGCTGTGCGACTTCCTGGTGGCGGCGCGGATGGACGTCACCGGTGTCTTCGGCTACTCCGACGAGGACGGCACCGAGGCGGCCCGCCTCGACGGCAAGCTTGACGAGGACGAGGTGCGGGCCCGCACCGAGCACGTCACCGGCCTGGTCGAGCAGCTCAACGCCGAGCGCGCGGAGGAGCGCGTGGGCGAGCGGGTGCGGGTGCTGGTCGAGAGCCTCGTGGACGAGGACGGCGCCCCGATGGTCGCCGGCCGCTCCGCCCACCAGGGCCCCGAGGTCGACGGCACCACCTACCTGCCGGCCTCGGCCGGTCTGCGGATCGGGGACCTCGTCGACGCCGTGGTCACCGACACCGAGGGCGTCGACCTGTTCGCGGAGGAGAGCCGATGAGCGGGACGACCGGGGGGACCGGCCAGGAGGCCCGTCCCAGCAACTGGAACCTGCCCAACGCGCTCACCACGCTGCGCATCGTGCTGGTGCCGTTCTTCGGTGCGGCGCTGCTCATCGACGGCGGCGACTCCGCCGTCTGGCGCACCGTCGCCTACGTGATCTTCGCGGTCGCGATGATCACCGACAAGATCGACGGCGACATCGCCCGGGCCCGCAACCTGGTCACCGACTTCGGCAAGATCGCCGACCCGATCGCCGACAAGGCCATGACCGGGATGGCCCTCATCGCCCTCGCGATCATCGGCGACGTGTGGTGGTGGGTCGCGATCGTGGTGCTGGTGCGTGAATGGAGCGTGACGCTGCTGCGGCTCTCCATCGCCAAGCGGGTCGTGCTGGCCGCCAAGGACCTCGGCAAGCTCAAGACGACCGTGCAGGTGCTCTCGCTCGGCGCGCTGACCCTGCCGTTGCGCGACCCCGACCTGCCCGCGGTGCTCGACGTGCCCGGTGAGGTCCTCTTCTACGTCGCCCAGGTCCTGCTCGCCGCGGCGGTCGCGCTGACGCTGTGGTCGGGCTGGGAGTTCTTCCGCGACGTGTGGAAGCAGCGGGACTCGCTGTCCGGTCCCCGCCCCCCGCGCCCCTGACGGTCGCCCGGGCTATCACGCCGGTCGCGCGGGTATCTACGGCGGAACCTGTCGAGAGATCCACGTCACTTGTGGCAGTGGTTCACCCGATGCCGGATCGACACCGTTTCGCCCGGCCCTGTTCACGCCCGGCTAACGACTTTGCCGCCCCGTGAGGGTTACGTTGCCGTCGCCGTATCCGGACGACGTCAAAGGACCCCCACACGTGTCATCTCGTTCCTGGGCAGGGCGCGCCACCCGCCCCCTGGCCGTCGGGCTCGGGCTGGGCCTCGCGGCCAGCGCCCTCACCCTGACCACCACCACCGCGGCGTACGCCGCCGACCCCGTCGACGTCACCATCGTCGGTATCAACGACTTCCACGGCCGTCTGCTGCCGGCGCGGGACGCGGGGGGTGCTGCCAAGCTCGCGAGC
This Nocardioides dokdonensis FR1436 DNA region includes the following protein-coding sequences:
- the rimO gene encoding 30S ribosomal protein S12 methylthiotransferase RimO, which gives rise to MTTQTPTPDQSTAPDLLSVAMVTLGCARNEVDSEELAGRLEAGGFRLVEDASEADTVVVNTCGFVEAAKKDSVDTLLQAADLKVEHGGRAQAVVAVGCLAERYGKDLAESLPEADAVLGFDDYPDIAARLRSIVAGETHQAHTPQDRRRLLPISPVDRADTELAVPGHGDVTTVGQGGPATGPRAVRRRLDSGPMAPLKLASGCDRRCSFCAIPAFRGSFVSRRPADVLTEARWLATQGVRELFLVSENSTSYGKDLGDLRLLETLLPELSAIEGVDRVRVSYLQPAETRPGLIEAIATTPGVVPYFDLSFQHASNAVLRRMRRFGDPESFLGLLEQVRSLAPEAGVRSNVIVGFPGESEDDLQTLCDFLVAARMDVTGVFGYSDEDGTEAARLDGKLDEDEVRARTEHVTGLVEQLNAERAEERVGERVRVLVESLVDEDGAPMVAGRSAHQGPEVDGTTYLPASAGLRIGDLVDAVVTDTEGVDLFAEESR
- the pgsA gene encoding CDP-diacylglycerol--glycerol-3-phosphate 3-phosphatidyltransferase produces the protein MSGTTGGTGQEARPSNWNLPNALTTLRIVLVPFFGAALLIDGGDSAVWRTVAYVIFAVAMITDKIDGDIARARNLVTDFGKIADPIADKAMTGMALIALAIIGDVWWWVAIVVLVREWSVTLLRLSIAKRVVLAAKDLGKLKTTVQVLSLGALTLPLRDPDLPAVLDVPGEVLFYVAQVLLAAAVALTLWSGWEFFRDVWKQRDSLSGPRPPRP